From Acidobacteriota bacterium, one genomic window encodes:
- a CDS encoding lysylphosphatidylglycerol synthase domain-containing protein, giving the protein IILSFLLQINVIFYYFLISKSLYIDIPFILFFILIPVILTITMLPISIYGIGVREGSFVLLFSKFGIPPEVAFSLSVLAYLISVLFNSIGGIFFILQKEK; this is encoded by the coding sequence ATAATTCTTTCTTTTCTTCTCCAAATCAATGTAATTTTTTATTATTTTTTAATTTCAAAATCTTTATACATTGATATACCATTTATACTATTTTTTATTCTAATCCCTGTGATTTTAACAATTACGATGCTTCCTATCTCCATTTATGGAATAGGGGTTCGAGAAGGGTCATTTGTATTACTTTTTTCGAAATTTGGAATTCCTCCCGAGGTCGCTTTCTCCCTTTCTGTATTGGCTTATCTCATATCAGTTTTGTTTAACTCTATTGGCGGGATTTTCTTTATTCTGCAAAAAGAAAAATAA